The following proteins are co-located in the Acropora palmata chromosome 11, jaAcrPala1.3, whole genome shotgun sequence genome:
- the LOC141896465 gene encoding ATP-dependent DNA helicase RecQ-like, whose amino-acid sequence MDAVVIQPTGSGKSLCYQLPAFVNKKNIKINIEKYCPDTKRSSKASWDSVAKQLVAAIQEDFAIVYMDLKKDVEKMVQSLKEAGIGEVKAYHGSLTNDLKIQTDRSFRAKEFQVLMAMEAYEVGTHSPHVTLVFRVGRMRNVGVVLQEFGRAGRNDNASDGFLLVNENKDDQRLIFWTQNCSADEQERQKTNYAAAWKWVYGLYTGHCLRQSLLKNLEDVDVLEKANTGECCSCCDIVGERDFDVKDTALLLLKAINEIKKIPCIKGVKEDKLISWLRGAKPDWLTGDDVQKYIDKSET is encoded by the exons ATGGATGCAGTTGTTATTCAACCAACTGGTTCTGGGAAGAGTTTATGCTACCAGTTACCCGCTTT CGTCaacaaaaagaacattaaaattaacatAGAAAAGTACTGCCCTGACACCAAGAGATCAAGCAAGGCCTCATGGGATTCTGTTGCAAAGCAACTCGTTGCTGCAATTCAAGAAGACTTTGCCATTGTCTATATGGACTTAAAAAAGGACGTGGAAAAAATGGTACAGAGCCTAAAGGAAGCAGGGATTGGTGAAGTGAAGGCCTATCATGGAAGCTTGACAAACGACCTTAAGATACAGACAGACAGGTCATTTCGAGCCAAGGAGTTTCAGGTGCTTATGGCTATGGAGGCTTACGAAGTTGGGACACATAGCCCTCATGTTACCCTTGTCTTTCGTGTAGGACGTATGAGAAACGTGGGTGTCGTGTTGCAAGAATTTGGTCGAGCGGGAAGGAACGACAATGCGTCAGATGGATTTTTGCTAGTAAACGAAAACAAGGACGACCAGAGACTCATATTCTGGACGCAAAATTGTTCAGCCGATGAGCAAGAGCGTCAGAAGACTAATTATGCAGCAGCATGGAAATGGGTATATGGTTTATATACAGGGCACTGTCTGAGGCAATCTCTGTTGAAAAACCTTGAAGATGTTGATGTGTTGGAAAAAGCGAATACTGGCGAATGCTGCTCATGTTGTGACATCGTTGGAGAGCGAGACTTTGATGTAAAAGATACAGCTTTACTTTTACTCAAGGccataaatgaaataaagaaaattccatgCATAAAAGGCGTCAAAGAAGATAAGCTTATCTCATGGCTTAGAGGAGCTAAACCGGACTGGCTTACCGGAGATGATGTGCAAAAATACATAGATAAATCAGAGACTTAA
- the LOC141896466 gene encoding uncharacterized protein LOC141896466 codes for MDFFDELLNPTGIGLKEKKVDYPITILYLPLSWCGFSFKFFQKQLGDDKYYSPVDPVDKKPENRLFAQYHAPQTRTMKDLILKELSSPSSTVRVVFATVAMGMGVDIPSIRVHVRPPRTMREYFQETRRAG; via the coding sequence ATGGACTTTTTTGATGAACTTTTAAATCCTACTGGTATTGGcctgaaagagaaaaaggtgGATTATCCCATCACCATCTTATACTTACCCTTGAGTTGGTGTGgattttccttcaaattttttcaaaagcaGCTTGGTGATGATAAATATTACTCACCAGTTGACCCTGTGGATAAGAAGCCTGAAAACAGGCTGTTTGCACAGTACCATGCACCACAAACAAGGACAATGAAGGATTTGATTTTAAAGGAACtttcatcaccatcatcaacAGTAAGAGTTGTGTTTGCTACGGTCGCAATGGGGATGGGTGTGGACATCCCATCGATCAGAGTTCATGTTCGACCACCACGCACCATGAGGGAGTATTTTCAAGAAACTAGGCGGGCAGGTTGA